A window of the Bombina bombina isolate aBomBom1 chromosome 3, aBomBom1.pri, whole genome shotgun sequence genome harbors these coding sequences:
- the LOC128652792 gene encoding uncharacterized protein LOC128652792 gives MEELPQGGHFSGQMNPGVPVGGPRGQVAKGITARQRAKAPSGSNPRQGAKAPLGNYKGGAAPIGHARSMPKSAGSNSEVSLGKGGARAGGAFGAQIGGSVGARPQAPGASPAAARKVVTRSSTKHGSPEQFQSLDLAVASTRRKKATPITQKSVHFSEEIEDFTEDEQGVYDDVASGEGTHDVHDVCEGMHERSGHRGRGRADLPLRGTPLWQSLLQESDMATSGDSGSGLERGAESGQDSMVSEDERPSTSGVVAIPNRTGVRDGPRSGPLRAWIVGHSFVHWAAIRAASQPGGQQLGFSFSRVVVRWLGRRGLCWADLPGLLQSAMRRWEKPHVLIIHLGGNDLGSIPGRDLSAVIQSDLRTFKAWLPGVRMGWSNIIPRLTWRHMANHRAAFQVRKKLNRDVRKLMCELGGFVVEHKFITAADRSLYRGDGVHLTDHGMDLFIEDIRQSLLLFV, from the exons ATGGAGGAATTACCTCAGGGGGGGCATTTCTCTGGccaaatgaacccgggggtccctGTTGGAGGCCCCCGTGGGCAGGTTGCAAAGGGTATTACGGCCCGGCAAAGGGCAAAGGCCCCGTCGGGTAGTAatcctcgtcaaggggcaaaggccccattgggcaattataaaggtggcgcagcacctattgggcacgctaggagtatgcctaagagcgctggcagtaatagtgaggtttctttgggcaaaggcggcgcccgtgcaggcggcgcttttggcgcgcaaattggtgggagtgtaggggctaggcctcaggctccgggcgcatccccggcagcagcgaggaaggtagtaactaggtcttctaccaaacatggttcaccagaacagtttcagagtttagatttagcggttgcatccactagacgtaagaaagccacccctatcactcagaagtcagtacattttagtgaagagatagaggactttacagaagatgagcagggtgtgtatgatgatGTTGCAAGTGGCGAAGGCACCCATGATGTCCatgatgtgtgtgaggggatgcatgaacggtctgggcacagggggaggggtagagcagaccttccccttcgtggtactcctctctggcaatctcttttgcaggaaagcgacatggctacgtcaggagattcaggcagcgggttggagagaggtgctgagagcggccaggactccatggtgtcagaggatgagcgtccttctacttcgggagtcgtggcgattccaaacaggaccggtgtgagagatg ggcctagaagtgggccacttcgtgcctggatcgttgggcactcgttcgtacactgggcggctatccgagcggcatcgcaacctggagggcagcagcttgggttctcattctccagggtggtagttaggtggttagggaggagaggcctttgctgggcagatctgcctgggttactgcaatccgccatgaggcggtgggagaaaccccatgtgctgatcatccacttaggtggaaatgatctcggctcaattcccggccgggacttgagcgcagtgatccaatcagatctgcgcacctttaaagcttggttgcctggtgtgagaatgggctggtcaaacattataccgaggttgacgtggagacacatggccaatcatagggcagcgttccaagttcgcaagaagctcaatagagatgttaggaagcttatgtgcgagctaggtggttttgttgtggaacacaagttcattacggccgctgaccgtagcctgtaccgaggcgacggggtccatcttacggaccatggcatggacctgtttattgaagatatacgtcagtccctactcctatttgtgtga